Proteins found in one Amycolatopsis umgeniensis genomic segment:
- the nusB gene encoding transcription antitermination factor NusB, whose protein sequence is MADSAKSGKSPNRGGPISRRQARKRAVEMMYEAAQRGADAVTLLADRVGSVEVDPIADYTISLVEGVTGRKAQIDELLSEHAQGWTLDRMPPVDLAVLRVGVYELLWATDVPDPVAIDEAVGLAKELSTDDSPRFVNGVLGRIGTIADRLRAVL, encoded by the coding sequence ATGGCCGACTCAGCCAAATCCGGCAAGTCGCCGAACCGCGGTGGTCCGATCAGCCGTCGTCAGGCGCGTAAGCGTGCCGTCGAGATGATGTACGAAGCCGCCCAGCGCGGTGCCGACGCCGTGACGCTGCTGGCGGACAGGGTCGGTTCGGTCGAGGTCGACCCGATCGCGGACTACACGATCTCGCTGGTCGAGGGGGTCACCGGGCGCAAGGCCCAGATCGACGAGCTGCTCTCGGAGCACGCTCAGGGCTGGACGCTGGACCGGATGCCGCCGGTGGACCTGGCGGTGCTGCGGGTCGGCGTCTACGAGCTGCTGTGGGCCACGGACGTGCCGGACCCTGTCGCCATCGACGAGGCCGTCGGGCTGGCGAAGGAGCTGTCGACCGACGATTCGCCGCGCTTCGTGAACGGCGTGCTCGGCCGCATCGGCACGATCGCCGACCGTCTTCGCGCGGTTCTCTAG
- the efp gene encoding elongation factor P: protein MATTNDLKNGLVLNLDGQLWTVTAFQHVKPGKGGAFVRTTLKHVLTGKVVDKTFNAGTKVETATVDRRNMTYLYKDGADFVFMDAETYDQITVLAETVSDNANYLLENFEVQVAVHEGTPLYIELPTSVELIVQHTDPGLQGDRSTGGTKPATLETGAEIQVPLFLTTGEKIKVDTRDGRYLGRVSN from the coding sequence GTGGCCACCACCAACGACCTGAAGAATGGGCTCGTCCTCAACCTCGACGGCCAGCTCTGGACCGTCACCGCGTTCCAGCACGTCAAGCCGGGCAAGGGCGGCGCGTTCGTCCGCACCACGCTCAAGCACGTGCTGACGGGCAAGGTCGTCGACAAGACCTTCAACGCGGGCACGAAGGTCGAGACGGCCACCGTCGACCGCCGCAACATGACGTACCTGTACAAGGACGGCGCGGACTTCGTGTTCATGGACGCGGAGACCTACGACCAGATCACCGTGCTGGCCGAGACCGTCTCCGACAACGCGAACTACCTGCTCGAGAACTTCGAGGTCCAGGTCGCGGTGCACGAGGGCACCCCGCTGTACATCGAGCTGCCGACCTCGGTCGAGCTGATCGTCCAGCACACCGACCCCGGCCTGCAGGGCGACCGCTCCACCGGTGGCACCAAGCCCGCCACCCTGGAGACCGGCGCCGAGATCCAGGTGCCGCTGTTCCTCACCACCGGCGAGAAGATCAAGGTCGACACCCGTGACGGCCGCTACCTGGGCCGCGTCTCCAACTGA